The genomic segment AACGTGTAACATTATAAGCacttgtgccatttttatcaaatgaattatatatattgaaaGAGGGTAATTcctttaatacatttttctacaaaatgataaatattaaatacgttatagatattttttttaagcgtgaaatttgtctttttatgtgaataaaaatatgatattcAAATGAAaccttataaaaaattatattattaaaaatgagaacaCACATAATCACTTTTTATTGAGGTAAAATTATCAACGTAATGTggatttatattatttatactTAACACTGTTTCATCATTTCCTTGCAATAAGTTTACGGATTCAAATATCTTGAGTGATTTTACAATTAAATCATcaatattacatttttcttttaatgaAGAcaactcatttttattattaaatttatttttaaaaagatttaattctttttcatatttattggATAATCCTTTTGGTCTATCTTCCTCTTCCaatgtaatatataaattgaaAATGTGCGAGATATAATTACAGTATTCTGTTTGTTTACTTTGACCTATTCTAGACCAACTatcttttatataattataattttctacaaaatcatataatactttcttattttttaatacatcAAGAGAAGTTTctcttttaaatttaacttcgcatttattctttttaataatagag from the Plasmodium cynomolgi strain B DNA, scaffold: 0027, whole genome shotgun sequence genome contains:
- a CDS encoding CYIR protein (putative;~vir-type antigen); its protein translation is MADLEGKFDLDKFLKEDSSLKNSKLFELYKYLDDFALQNITFTERVNRQECNLLQLCQHIQNIFNKCEEFSSSRTEIKNKCCDYFIYWLYGKIEEHKLSIYDTVCLYNSVSEIIKNNPSIIKKNKCEVKFKRETSLDVLKNKKVLYDFVENYNYIKDSWSRIGQSKQTEYCNYISHIFNLYITLEEEDRPKGLSNKYEKELNLFKNKFNNKNELSSLKEKCNIDDLIVKSLKIFESVNLLQGNDETVLSINNINPHYVDNFTSIKSDYTNFTLKKNIYNVFNIYHF